A genomic region of Roseofilum casamattae BLCC-M143 contains the following coding sequences:
- a CDS encoding aldehyde oxygenase (deformylating) — translation MTQVATSPELDYSSETYKDAYSRINAIVIEGEQEAHDNYMDLAELLPELQAELQKLAKMEKRHMKGFQSCGKNLKVTPDMEFAKEYFGRLHQNFQDAMAEGKVVTCLLIQSLIIECFAIAAYNIYIPVADDFARKITQGVVKDEYMHLNFGEEWLKANFQESKAELQEANKANLPLVWKMLNQVQEDAEVLAMEKESLVEDFMIAYGEALGNIGFTTAEIMKMSAHGLIRA, via the coding sequence GAATTAATGCGATCGTCATTGAAGGAGAGCAAGAAGCCCACGATAACTACATGGACTTGGCCGAGCTACTGCCCGAACTCCAAGCCGAATTGCAAAAGTTGGCGAAAATGGAGAAACGTCACATGAAAGGGTTCCAATCCTGTGGCAAAAACTTAAAAGTAACTCCCGATATGGAGTTTGCCAAAGAATACTTCGGACGCCTGCACCAGAACTTCCAAGATGCCATGGCTGAAGGCAAAGTGGTGACCTGTCTCTTGATCCAGTCCCTGATCATCGAGTGCTTTGCGATCGCAGCCTACAACATCTACATTCCCGTCGCCGACGATTTTGCCCGTAAAATTACTCAAGGTGTGGTAAAGGATGAATACATGCATCTCAACTTTGGCGAAGAATGGCTGAAAGCTAATTTCCAAGAATCCAAAGCCGAACTGCAAGAGGCCAACAAAGCCAACCTGCCTCTCGTCTGGAAAATGCTGAATCAAGTCCAGGAAGATGCTGAAGTTCTCGCCATGGAAAAAGAATCCCTAGTCGAAGACTTCATGATTGCCTACGGCGAAGCTCTGGGTAACATCGGTTTCACAACCGCAGAAATCATGAAAATGTCCGCCCATGGCTTAATTCGAGCCTAA
- a CDS encoding long-chain acyl-[acyl-carrier-protein] reductase yields the protein MFGLIGHLTSLEHAQSVARELGYPEYADQGLDFWCSAPPQIVDEIKVTSATGQVIEGRYVESCFLPEMLANNRGKAAIRKILNAMAHAQKKNIDITALGGFSSIVFEEFNLHEKKQVRNTELDFQKFTTGNTHTAYIICQQVTQAANLLGIDLANATVAVCGATGDIGSAVCRWLDRHTNTADLLLVARNQKRLQNLQSELGRGKILSLEEALPLADIVVWVASMPKGVEIDTSTLKDPCLMIDGGYPKNLATKVGPSGVSVLKGGIVEHSLDIQWQIMDIVNMEVPERQLFACFAEAMLLEFEQWHENFSWGRNQITVEKMEKIGRASLKHGFRPLLEPLG from the coding sequence ATGTTTGGTCTGATCGGTCACCTTACTAGTTTAGAACACGCCCAATCCGTTGCCAGGGAGTTGGGGTATCCAGAATATGCAGACCAGGGGTTAGACTTCTGGTGTTCTGCTCCCCCGCAAATTGTTGATGAGATAAAAGTCACCAGCGCCACAGGACAAGTCATTGAAGGCAGATATGTAGAATCCTGCTTCCTTCCGGAAATGCTCGCCAACAATCGAGGGAAAGCAGCCATCCGCAAAATTCTCAATGCCATGGCACACGCTCAGAAAAAAAATATAGATATTACAGCACTCGGCGGATTTTCCTCGATTGTTTTTGAAGAATTTAATCTTCATGAGAAAAAGCAAGTCCGCAACACCGAGCTAGACTTTCAGAAATTTACGACCGGTAACACTCACACCGCCTATATTATTTGCCAACAAGTTACGCAAGCGGCTAACCTCCTCGGCATCGATCTAGCCAATGCAACTGTTGCCGTTTGCGGCGCCACCGGAGACATTGGCAGTGCGGTCTGTCGCTGGCTCGATCGCCATACTAATACTGCCGACCTCCTCCTCGTTGCCCGCAACCAAAAACGCTTGCAAAACTTACAGTCCGAACTCGGACGAGGTAAAATTCTCAGCCTAGAAGAAGCCCTCCCCCTAGCCGATATCGTAGTTTGGGTTGCCAGTATGCCCAAAGGAGTAGAGATCGACACCTCCACTCTCAAAGACCCTTGCTTAATGATCGATGGCGGTTATCCCAAAAATCTGGCGACTAAAGTCGGGCCTTCTGGCGTGTCTGTCCTCAAAGGCGGTATCGTCGAACATTCCCTCGACATCCAATGGCAGATTATGGATATCGTCAATATGGAGGTTCCCGAACGACAATTGTTTGCTTGTTTTGCCGAAGCAATGCTCCTCGAATTCGAGCAATGGCATGAGAACTTTTCCTGGGGACGCAATCAAATTACCGTGGAAAAAATGGAGAAAATCGGCCGTGCTTCTCTCAAGCACGGGTTTCGTCCCCTCTTAGAGCCTCTAGGCTAG